One region of Enterobacter ludwigii genomic DNA includes:
- the alaC gene encoding alanine transaminase → MAEFSPERRFTRIDRLPPYVFNITAELKMAARRRGEDIIDFSMGNPDGPTPPHIVEKLCTVAQRPDTHGYSTSRGIPRLRRAISRWYQDRYQVDIDPESEAIVTIGSKEGLAHLMLATLDHGDTVLVPNPSYPIHIYGAVIAGAQVRSVPLVEGVDFFNELERAIRESYPKPKMMILGFPSNPTAQCVELDFFEKVVALAKRYDVLVVHDLAYADIVYDGWKAPSIMQVPGARDVAVEFFTLSKSYNMAGWRIGFMVGNKTLVSALARIKSYHDYGTFTPLQVAAIAALEGDQQCVHEIAAQYKRRRDVLVKGLHEAGWMVEMPKASMYVWAKIPEPYAAMGSLEFAKKLLQDAKVCVSPGIGFGDYGDTHVRFALIENSDRIRQAVRGIKSMFRADGLLSSKNIAENPASS, encoded by the coding sequence ATGGCTGAATTCAGTCCTGAACGCCGTTTTACGCGCATCGATCGTCTCCCCCCTTATGTTTTCAATATCACCGCTGAACTGAAGATGGCTGCACGTCGTCGTGGCGAAGACATCATTGATTTCAGTATGGGGAACCCTGACGGCCCAACTCCACCGCATATTGTTGAGAAACTCTGCACGGTTGCCCAGCGTCCTGATACGCACGGCTACTCAACGTCTCGCGGTATTCCTCGGTTACGTCGCGCGATCTCGCGCTGGTATCAGGATCGCTACCAGGTTGATATCGATCCTGAAAGTGAAGCCATTGTGACCATTGGCTCGAAAGAGGGCCTGGCACACCTGATGTTGGCGACGCTGGATCACGGTGATACGGTCCTGGTTCCGAATCCAAGCTACCCGATCCATATCTATGGTGCGGTGATTGCCGGGGCGCAGGTACGTTCTGTGCCGCTGGTGGAAGGTGTCGATTTCTTCAACGAACTGGAACGTGCGATTCGCGAAAGTTACCCGAAACCGAAGATGATGATCCTTGGTTTCCCGTCGAACCCAACGGCGCAGTGTGTGGAGCTTGATTTCTTCGAGAAAGTTGTAGCCCTGGCTAAGCGTTATGACGTACTGGTGGTTCATGATTTAGCCTATGCAGACATCGTCTACGACGGCTGGAAAGCCCCGTCTATTATGCAGGTTCCGGGCGCGCGCGATGTGGCAGTAGAGTTCTTTACCCTGTCTAAAAGCTACAACATGGCAGGCTGGCGAATTGGCTTTATGGTGGGTAACAAAACGCTGGTGAGTGCACTGGCGCGAATCAAGAGTTACCACGACTACGGCACTTTTACGCCGCTACAGGTCGCGGCTATTGCGGCTCTTGAGGGCGATCAGCAGTGTGTTCATGAGATTGCGGCCCAGTATAAACGTCGTCGCGATGTGCTGGTGAAAGGGTTACATGAAGCGGGCTGGATGGTAGAAATGCCGAAAGCGTCCATGTACGTCTGGGCGAAAATTCCTGAACCGTATGCGGCGATGGGTTCCCTGGAGTTTGCCAAAAAGCTGCTGCAGGATGCAAAGGTGTGTGTGTCACCTGGCATTGGCTTTGGCGACTATGGCGACACCCATGTGCGATTCGCCCTGATTGAAAACAGCGACCGTATTCGTCAGGCAGTGAGGGGCATTAAGAGTATGTTCCGTGCTGACGGGCTGCTTTCATCAAAAAATATTGCTGAAAATCCCGCGTCGTCATGA
- a CDS encoding LytTR family DNA-binding domain-containing protein, which yields MKVIIVEDEILAQQELTWLIKTHSQMEIVGTFDDGLDVLKFLQHNRVDAIFLDINIPSLDGVLLAQNINQFAHKPFIVFVTAWKEHAVEAFELEAFDYILKPYQESRIISMLQKLEAAWQQQTAPASATPTVRENDTINLVKDERIIVTPVNDIYYAEAHEKMTFVYTRRESYVMAMNITEFCSKLPAAHFFRCHRSFCVNLNKIREIEPWFNNTYILRLKDLDFQVPVSRSKVKEFRQLMHL from the coding sequence ATGAAAGTCATCATCGTAGAAGATGAAATTCTGGCTCAACAGGAGCTAACCTGGCTTATCAAAACCCACAGCCAGATGGAGATTGTGGGTACCTTTGACGATGGTCTGGATGTGCTGAAGTTTCTGCAGCACAACCGGGTCGACGCTATTTTTCTGGATATTAATATTCCGTCGCTGGATGGCGTATTGCTGGCGCAAAACATCAATCAGTTTGCCCATAAGCCGTTCATTGTTTTCGTCACCGCCTGGAAAGAGCACGCCGTGGAAGCCTTCGAACTGGAGGCATTTGACTATATTCTTAAGCCTTACCAGGAGTCGCGTATTATCAGCATGCTGCAAAAGCTGGAAGCCGCATGGCAGCAGCAGACTGCTCCCGCTAGCGCCACCCCCACGGTACGTGAAAATGACACCATTAATCTGGTCAAAGATGAACGTATCATTGTGACGCCAGTCAACGATATTTATTACGCCGAAGCGCATGAAAAGATGACGTTTGTCTATACGCGTCGAGAATCTTATGTGATGGCGATGAACATCACCGAGTTCTGCAGCAAGCTGCCTGCGGCACACTTTTTCCGCTGTCACCGTTCGTTCTGCGTGAATTTAAATAAGATCCGCGAGATCGAACCCTGGTTTAACAACACCTACATTTTGCGTCTGAAGGATCTGGATTTTCAGGTGCCGGTGAGCCGCAGCAAGGTGAAAGAGTTTCGTCAGTTGATGCATCTGTAA
- a CDS encoding sensor histidine kinase has translation MHEIFTMLLAVFDRAALMLICLFFLIRIRLFRELLHKSAHSPKELLAVTAIFSLFALFSTWSGVPVEGSLVNVRIIAVMSGGILFGPWVGVITGMIAGTHRYLIDIGGVTAVPCFITSIIAGVLSGWINRKIPKKQRWRAGIIAGMVCETLTMILVVVWAPTTALGLDIVSKIGIPMILGSVCIGFIVLLVQSVEGEKEASAARQAKLALDIANKTLPLFRHVNAESLRQVCEIIRHDIHADAVAITNIDHVLAYVGVGEHNYHDNDDTISPTTRQAINYGKIIIKNNDEAHRTPEIHSMLVIPLWEKGVVTGTLKIYYCHAHQITSSLQEMAIGLSQIISTQLEVSRAEQLREMANKAELRALQSKINPHFLFNALNAISSSIRLNPDTARQLIFNLSRYLRYNIELKDDEQIDIKKELYQIKDYIAIEQARFGDKLTVIYDIDEEVNCVIPSLLIQPLVENAIVHGIQPCKGKGVVTISVTESGNRVRIAVRDTGHGIDPKVIERVESNEMPGNKIGLLNVHHRVKLLYGDGLHIHRLEPGTEIAFYVPNERSSVHAATSLLPLVE, from the coding sequence GTGCACGAAATATTCACTATGCTGTTGGCGGTTTTTGACCGGGCGGCATTAATGCTGATTTGCCTGTTCTTCCTTATTCGCATTCGCTTGTTTCGCGAGCTTTTGCATAAGTCTGCACACTCCCCCAAAGAGCTACTGGCTGTTACCGCCATCTTTTCACTGTTTGCGCTGTTCAGCACCTGGTCCGGCGTGCCGGTTGAGGGGTCGCTCGTTAACGTGCGGATTATTGCCGTCATGTCCGGCGGAATTTTGTTTGGCCCGTGGGTGGGCGTCATCACCGGCATGATTGCCGGCACCCATCGCTACCTGATTGATATTGGTGGCGTGACGGCTGTGCCGTGCTTTATCACCAGCATTATTGCCGGGGTACTTTCCGGGTGGATTAACCGCAAGATCCCGAAAAAGCAACGCTGGCGCGCCGGGATCATTGCGGGCATGGTGTGCGAAACGCTGACCATGATCCTGGTCGTGGTGTGGGCTCCCACCACCGCACTGGGGCTGGATATCGTCTCGAAAATTGGTATTCCAATGATCCTGGGCAGCGTCTGTATCGGTTTTATCGTGCTGCTGGTGCAAAGTGTCGAAGGGGAAAAGGAGGCAAGTGCTGCCCGTCAGGCCAAGCTGGCGCTCGATATTGCCAACAAAACCCTGCCGCTATTCCGCCACGTTAACGCGGAATCACTGCGTCAGGTCTGCGAGATTATCCGCCACGATATTCACGCTGATGCCGTCGCCATCACCAACATCGACCACGTGCTAGCCTATGTCGGTGTTGGGGAGCACAACTATCACGACAACGATGACACCATCAGCCCGACCACCAGACAGGCGATTAACTACGGCAAAATCATTATCAAAAACAATGATGAAGCCCACCGGACGCCGGAAATCCACTCCATGCTGGTGATCCCGTTATGGGAAAAAGGTGTCGTGACGGGCACGCTGAAAATTTATTACTGCCACGCGCATCAGATCACCTCCTCACTTCAGGAGATGGCCATCGGCCTGTCGCAGATTATCTCCACACAACTGGAAGTTTCCCGGGCGGAGCAACTGCGTGAAATGGCAAATAAGGCAGAGTTGCGCGCACTGCAGAGCAAAATCAATCCCCATTTCCTGTTTAACGCGCTGAACGCGATTTCCTCGTCCATTCGTCTTAATCCGGACACCGCGCGCCAGCTGATTTTTAACCTGTCCCGCTATCTGCGCTACAACATCGAGCTGAAAGATGACGAGCAGATCGACATCAAAAAAGAGCTGTACCAGATTAAAGACTACATCGCGATTGAGCAGGCACGCTTTGGCGACAAGCTCACGGTCATTTACGATATTGATGAAGAGGTCAACTGCGTGATCCCGAGCCTGCTAATCCAGCCGCTGGTCGAAAACGCGATTGTTCACGGTATTCAGCCCTGTAAAGGCAAAGGTGTCGTCACTATCAGCGTCACCGAAAGCGGCAACCGGGTGCGCATTGCCGTACGCGATACCGGCCACGGTATTGATCCCAAAGTTATTGAGCGCGTGGAATCTAACGAGATGCCCGGGAATAAAATCGGGCTGCTGAACGTGCACCATCGGGTCAAACTGCTCTACGGCGACGGGCTGCATATTCATCGCCTTGAACCGGGTACCGAAATCGCTTTTTACGTTCCGAATGAACGTTCATCCGTTCATGCGGCAACATCCCTGTTACCCCTGGTGGAGTGA